A portion of the Vicinamibacteria bacterium genome contains these proteins:
- a CDS encoding VWA domain-containing protein produces MSRLWIAAPLLIALPWALGAEQRTPVFPVGVDVVNITVTVRDSQGRLVTDLDAQDFLIREDGRPQLVQLFGRGIEPGHADALALDLGLLLDTSESMQEQMRLTQESAVRFLDAIPRARDLIMIFFDQDIRVSRYTSENQQGLFERILESKAAGTTALYDAISVYISRVQDAPGRKVLLVFTDGEDTTSALSLFDLIQLVRSSSVTIYPIAFMGSFGMGSKSYITAKACLNQLADVSGGQVFNPVTSKELAAIYDRILDELKGQYVVGFVSDNPRKDGKFRRLKVEVSRNKETFRVRHRVGYYAAGDGPRP; encoded by the coding sequence TTGTCACGCCTTTGGATCGCGGCTCCGCTCCTCATCGCGCTCCCCTGGGCCTTGGGTGCGGAACAGAGGACCCCCGTCTTCCCCGTCGGGGTCGATGTCGTCAACATCACGGTCACGGTGCGGGACTCCCAAGGCCGCCTGGTCACGGACCTCGACGCCCAGGACTTCTTGATCCGGGAGGACGGGCGGCCCCAGCTCGTTCAGCTGTTCGGCCGCGGCATCGAGCCCGGCCACGCGGACGCCCTGGCCCTGGACCTGGGGTTGCTCCTGGACACCAGCGAGAGCATGCAGGAGCAGATGCGCCTGACCCAGGAGTCGGCGGTCCGCTTCCTGGACGCGATCCCGCGGGCGCGGGACCTGATCATGATCTTCTTCGACCAGGACATCCGCGTCTCCCGCTACACGAGCGAGAACCAGCAGGGGCTCTTCGAGCGGATCCTGGAGTCGAAGGCGGCGGGCACGACCGCCCTCTACGACGCCATCAGCGTCTACATCTCCCGGGTTCAGGACGCCCCGGGCCGGAAGGTGCTCCTCGTCTTCACCGACGGCGAGGACACCACCAGCGCCCTCAGCCTCTTCGATCTCATCCAGCTCGTACGCTCCAGCTCCGTCACCATCTACCCCATCGCCTTCATGGGCAGCTTCGGCATGGGCAGCAAGAGCTACATAACGGCCAAGGCGTGCCTCAACCAGCTCGCGGACGTCAGCGGGGGCCAGGTCTTCAACCCCGTGACCTCCAAAGAACTAGCCGCGATCTACGACAGAATCCTAGACGAGCTGAAGGGCCAATACGTGGTGGGCTTCGTCTCCGACAATCCCCGCAAGGACGGCAAGTTCCGCCGGCTGAAGGTGGAAGTGAGCCGGAACAAGGAGACCTTCCGCGTGCGCCACCGAGTGGGCTACTACGCGGCGGGAGACGGCCCGCGGCCCTAG
- a CDS encoding polymer-forming cytoskeletal protein: MEGNKTTLIDAQADVEGKLKGKDAHILGRFRGEVEVSGRLLLGEGSRVDAKIAADLAEVAGEFKGEIVARVVLLDERARVQGSVKAQVLVVREGAQLNGAVSAGPASASRGTVTPTPGAQAG, from the coding sequence ATGGAAGGCAACAAGACCACGCTCATCGACGCCCAGGCCGACGTCGAAGGCAAGCTCAAGGGCAAGGATGCGCACATCCTCGGGCGCTTTCGGGGCGAGGTGGAGGTCTCGGGCCGGTTGCTCCTGGGGGAGGGCTCCCGAGTGGACGCCAAGATCGCCGCCGACCTGGCCGAGGTCGCCGGCGAGTTCAAGGGCGAGATCGTGGCCCGCGTGGTCCTCCTGGACGAGAGGGCGCGGGTCCAGGGAAGCGTGAAGGCCCAGGTCCTGGTCGTCCGGGAAGGGGCGCAGCTGAACGGAGCGGTCAGCGCGGGCCCGGCCAGCGCGAGCCGGGGGACGGTCACCCCCACTCCGGGGGCCCAGGCGGGGTGA
- a CDS encoding FAD-dependent thymidylate synthase, translated as MDEPLLTGPPLVTLRNASSRPYDGAVAAARTCYSPRVVGVEEITPAQRESIGPLTFAAGHHTVYQHAHFEFGLENVSRQFVWSFLHSHPFYNSEQSSQRFVRLDEVRAFVPGGLAAEASRVYQEAVLGAWRAYRQLSGILKEETQGILADLRHLTPGASEKRKKKVAREAEKKAIETARYVIPVAGFTSMVHTVSGIVLHRLHRMMRTGDTPRESAAVVSAMVDRVRALDPEFFDRVGEGPLSEEEVVEFRFPRGAEDGDAEAARIDTRLGPRTSLLVDYTARGEETTAEAVRAVLGLSAEALPDDEALERALNPRLNRYRLETLQLSLHAPLSRALHHSTYTFLKRLSHTADSQDQRHRMVPASRPLMTLTDTVRPDYVTPPLVSANPRAREVYEEAMARAWAAKNRLLEMGVPKESALYLLPNAKALRFHESGSLLYLGHKWVMRTCFNAQEEIYRASMDELEQVRTLHPRLVRYMGPPCVLRAGLVTPTCTEGEHFCGVPVWRSFPDVKRRI; from the coding sequence ATGGACGAACCGCTCCTCACCGGCCCCCCCCTGGTCACCCTCCGCAACGCCTCCTCCCGACCTTACGACGGGGCGGTGGCGGCCGCCCGCACCTGCTACTCGCCGCGGGTGGTGGGGGTGGAGGAGATCACGCCCGCCCAGCGCGAGTCGATCGGGCCCCTGACCTTCGCCGCCGGCCATCACACCGTCTACCAGCACGCCCACTTCGAGTTCGGCCTCGAGAACGTGAGCCGACAGTTCGTGTGGTCGTTCCTCCACTCCCACCCCTTCTACAACTCCGAGCAGTCCAGCCAGCGCTTCGTGCGCTTGGACGAAGTGCGGGCCTTCGTGCCGGGGGGGCTGGCTGCGGAGGCCTCGAGGGTCTACCAGGAGGCGGTGCTGGGGGCCTGGCGGGCCTACCGCCAGCTCTCCGGGATCCTGAAGGAGGAGACCCAGGGCATCCTGGCCGACCTCCGCCATCTGACCCCGGGCGCCTCCGAGAAGAGGAAAAAGAAGGTCGCGCGGGAGGCGGAGAAAAAGGCCATCGAGACCGCCCGCTATGTGATCCCGGTGGCCGGTTTCACCTCCATGGTGCACACCGTCTCCGGCATCGTCTTGCATCGGCTCCACCGCATGATGCGCACGGGGGACACCCCGCGGGAGAGCGCGGCCGTGGTCTCGGCCATGGTGGACCGGGTACGCGCGCTGGACCCCGAGTTCTTCGATCGCGTGGGGGAAGGACCCCTGTCCGAGGAGGAGGTTGTCGAGTTCCGCTTCCCCCGGGGAGCGGAGGACGGCGATGCGGAGGCGGCCCGGATCGACACCCGCCTGGGGCCGCGCACCTCCCTCCTCGTGGACTACACGGCGCGGGGCGAGGAGACCACGGCGGAGGCGGTGCGGGCCGTCCTGGGGCTGAGCGCCGAGGCCCTCCCCGACGATGAAGCCCTGGAGCGCGCCCTAAACCCCCGCCTGAACCGCTACCGCCTGGAGACCCTGCAGCTCTCCCTTCACGCCCCCCTGTCCCGCGCCCTGCACCACTCGACCTATACGTTCCTGAAGCGCCTCTCCCACACCGCGGACAGCCAAGACCAGCGCCACCGCATGGTTCCCGCCTCCCGGCCCCTCATGACCTTGACCGACACCGTGCGGCCCGACTACGTCACGCCCCCGCTGGTGAGCGCAAACCCGAGAGCGCGCGAGGTGTACGAGGAGGCCATGGCCCGGGCCTGGGCGGCCAAGAACCGGCTCCTGGAGATGGGCGTTCCCAAGGAGTCGGCCCTCTACCTGCTCCCCAATGCCAAGGCCCTCCGCTTCCATGAGAGCGGCAGCCTGCTCTACCTGGGCCACAAATGGGTGATGCGCACGTGCTTTAACGCCCAGGAGGAGATCTACCGGGCCTCCATGGACGAGCTGGAGCAGGTGCGGACGCTCCACCCCCGCCTCGTCCGCTACATGGGCCCCCCCTGCGTGCTCCGCGCCGGCCTGGTCACGCCCACCTGCACGGAAGGCGAACACTTCTGCGGGGTGCCGGTCTGGCGGAGCTTCCCGGACGTGAAGCGGCGGATCTAG
- the hpnC gene encoding squalene synthase HpnC — protein sequence MSTLTLDEAFAHCEARVKAHYENFPVGLFVPREKRRYVHALYAFARAADDFADERLYEGMRQEKLDEWEARLHAAYRGEAEDPIFVALGETVRRLEVPKELLLDLLSAFRQDTVKSRYATWEELLDYCRRSADPVGRLVLLVFGYRDPELLPLSDAICTGLQLANHWQDVAVDWRKDRVYIPRELSARFGVGEWDLSAAHVSDGFRALMAELVARTRALFARGRPLCDRVGRDLRFEMRLTFLGGAGILDRIEAVGADVFRRRPRFGPLDKLGLAWRAWRWRP from the coding sequence GTGTCTACGCTCACTCTTGACGAGGCCTTCGCCCACTGCGAGGCCCGCGTCAAGGCCCACTACGAAAACTTCCCGGTGGGACTCTTCGTCCCCCGCGAGAAGCGCCGCTACGTGCACGCCCTCTACGCCTTTGCCCGGGCCGCGGACGACTTCGCGGACGAGCGCCTGTACGAGGGGATGCGCCAGGAGAAGCTGGACGAGTGGGAGGCTCGGCTGCACGCCGCCTATCGGGGGGAGGCCGAGGACCCGATCTTTGTCGCCCTGGGGGAGACGGTGCGCCGGCTGGAGGTGCCGAAGGAGCTCCTCCTCGATCTGCTCTCCGCCTTCCGACAGGACACCGTAAAGAGCCGCTACGCAACCTGGGAAGAGCTCCTCGACTACTGCCGGCGCTCCGCGGACCCCGTGGGACGACTCGTCCTCCTGGTGTTTGGCTACCGCGATCCCGAGCTGCTGCCGTTGTCCGACGCCATCTGCACCGGCCTCCAGCTCGCGAACCACTGGCAGGACGTGGCCGTGGACTGGCGCAAGGACCGGGTCTACATCCCGCGAGAGCTCAGCGCCCGCTTCGGGGTGGGGGAGTGGGACCTGAGCGCGGCCCACGTCAGCGACGGCTTCCGCGCCCTCATGGCCGAGCTGGTGGCGCGGACCCGCGCCCTCTTCGCCCGCGGCCGCCCCCTCTGCGACCGGGTGGGACGCGATCTCCGCTTCGAGATGCGGCTGACCTTCTTGGGGGGGGCGGGCATCCTGGACCGCATCGAAGCGGTAGGGGCGGATGTCTTCCGGCGGCGCCCGCGCTTCGGGCCCCTGGACAAGCTGGGCCTCGCCTGGCGGGCCTGGCGCTGGCGGCCATGA
- the lpxD gene encoding UDP-3-O-(3-hydroxymyristoyl)glucosamine N-acyltransferase: protein MILRELAARLGCTLRGDGGIDVRRVAGIEEAGPGDLTFVANPKYAACLADTRATAVILSPDLKTPLPSLVCTNPYLTFARAAALLHPPLHPTPGVHASAQVDPTAVLGAGVHVGALAVIGPRARVGARTAIHPQVVLYPDVEIGEDCVLHSAVQVREGCRIGHRVVVQNGAVIGGDGFGFAKDEGGRYEKIPQVGIVVVEDDVEIGALAAIDRAAMSETRIGRGTKIDNLVQIGHSVTVGHDTVLAGQVGVAGSSKIGSRVTLAGQVGVAGHLTIADGVIATAQTGIPSSVEAGATVSGYPAIDNRAWLKSSAVFAKLPELQKRLRELEKKVEALRERGGAS from the coding sequence GTGATCCTGCGGGAACTGGCGGCGCGCCTGGGCTGCACCCTCCGGGGCGACGGCGGGATCGACGTTCGGCGGGTGGCCGGGATCGAGGAGGCCGGACCCGGCGACCTCACCTTCGTGGCCAACCCCAAATACGCGGCCTGCCTGGCCGACACCCGGGCCACCGCCGTCATCCTCTCCCCCGACCTCAAGACCCCCTTGCCCAGCCTCGTCTGCACCAACCCCTACCTCACCTTCGCGCGGGCGGCGGCTCTCCTCCATCCTCCCCTGCACCCGACCCCCGGGGTTCACGCCTCCGCCCAGGTCGACCCCACGGCCGTGCTGGGGGCGGGCGTCCACGTGGGAGCCCTGGCCGTGATCGGTCCCCGGGCACGGGTGGGGGCGCGCACCGCCATCCATCCCCAAGTCGTTCTCTACCCGGATGTGGAGATCGGAGAGGACTGCGTCCTCCACTCCGCGGTGCAGGTACGCGAGGGCTGCCGGATCGGGCATCGGGTGGTGGTGCAGAACGGGGCGGTGATCGGGGGAGACGGATTCGGCTTCGCCAAGGACGAGGGAGGTCGCTACGAGAAGATCCCCCAGGTGGGGATCGTGGTGGTGGAGGATGACGTGGAGATCGGGGCCCTCGCCGCCATAGACCGGGCGGCCATGAGCGAGACCCGGATCGGCAGGGGCACCAAGATCGACAACCTGGTCCAGATCGGCCACTCCGTCACCGTGGGCCACGACACCGTCCTCGCCGGGCAGGTGGGGGTGGCGGGCAGCTCCAAGATCGGGAGCCGCGTGACCCTGGCCGGGCAGGTGGGGGTGGCCGGCCACCTGACCATCGCGGACGGGGTGATCGCCACCGCCCAGACCGGCATCCCGAGCTCCGTGGAGGCGGGGGCCACCGTCTCCGGCTACCCAGCCATCGACAACCGGGCCTGGCTCAAGTCCAGCGCGGTGTTCGCCAAGCTGCCGGAGCTACAGAAGCGCCTGCGGGAGCTGGAGAAGAAGGTGGAGGCCCTCCGCGAGCGCGGAGGAGCCTCCTAG
- the hpnD gene encoding presqualene diphosphate synthase HpnD — MSVSARLTQKSGTNFYYAFRLLPAQKRRAIFALYSFCRVVDDCVDEAGGEGEAGLNHWLEEVHRCYLGQPTTELGRDLAECLFQFPIPRACFEDIVAGCRMDLTTRRYPTFADLRLYCERVASAVGLASIEIFGYLNPATRDYAVELGLALQLTNILRDVAVDAARDRLYIPLEDLERFRVSETELREAAAAPPARRSPGVHALLLQQAERARDHYGRARAHLPGEDRRSMLAAEIMGAVYGALLEELVRRDFPWTPPLRLSRPHKAFLALRTVPRVYWGL; from the coding sequence ATGAGCGTCTCCGCCCGCCTGACCCAGAAGAGCGGCACCAACTTCTACTACGCCTTCCGCCTGCTCCCCGCGCAGAAGCGCCGCGCCATCTTCGCCCTCTATTCCTTTTGCCGCGTGGTGGACGACTGCGTGGACGAGGCGGGGGGGGAGGGGGAGGCGGGCCTCAACCACTGGCTGGAGGAGGTCCACCGCTGCTACCTTGGCCAGCCCACCACCGAGCTCGGCCGCGACCTGGCGGAGTGTCTCTTCCAGTTCCCGATCCCGCGCGCCTGCTTCGAGGACATCGTGGCCGGGTGCCGGATGGACCTCACCACCCGGCGCTACCCCACCTTCGCCGACCTGCGCCTCTACTGCGAGCGGGTGGCTTCGGCGGTGGGCTTGGCCTCCATCGAGATCTTCGGCTACCTGAACCCCGCCACAAGGGACTACGCGGTGGAGCTGGGCCTGGCTCTGCAGCTCACCAACATCCTGCGCGACGTGGCGGTGGACGCGGCCCGCGACCGGCTCTACATCCCCCTCGAGGACCTGGAGCGCTTCCGCGTCTCGGAGACGGAGCTTCGCGAAGCCGCGGCCGCTCCCCCCGCCCGGCGGTCCCCCGGGGTGCACGCCCTCCTGCTCCAGCAGGCGGAGAGGGCCCGCGACCACTACGGGCGCGCCCGCGCTCACCTGCCCGGCGAGGACCGGCGCTCGATGCTGGCGGCGGAGATCATGGGGGCGGTCTACGGCGCCCTCCTCGAGGAGTTGGTCCGACGGGACTTCCCCTGGACGCCCCCCCTCCGGCTCTCGCGTCCGCACAAGGCCTTCCTCGCCCTGCGCACCGTCCCCCGCGTCTACTGGGGCCTATGA
- the uvrB gene encoding excinuclease ABC subunit UvrB, whose amino-acid sequence MRSRSPRPPAHDLAPGESSGEPAVQGRGEGTYRGRPPEPRLAPALADTRFELKSDFSPGGDQPRAVGEIVAGIERGDKQQVLLGVTGSGKTFTIASALARVNRPALVLAHNKTLAAQLYQEFRSFFPKNAVEYFVSYYDYYQPEAYVPQSDTYIEKEATINDEIDRMRLSATRSLFERRDVVIVASVSCIYGLGSPEAYYGMLLFVRQGEALDRHDLLAKLVEARYDRNDYELKRGTFRVRGDVVEIVPAYEETGIRIELFGDEVEQISAFDPLTGKAMGRLAQVAIYPSSHYVTPRPKLNDAIRTIEEELLAEKAVLEREGKLLEAQRLYQRTMFDLEMLREVGHCHGIENYSRHLSGRAPGEPPPTLLDYLPKDALMIVDESHQSVPQVRGMYHGDRQRKQTLVEYGFRLPSALDNRPLNFEEFESRLGQVVYVSATPGPYELLKSGGVVVEQVIRPTGLMDPVVDIRPVKGQVDDLLAEIRVRAARNERVLVTTLTKRMAEDLTEYYHDLGVRVRYLHSDIETLERVRILRDLRKGEFDVLVGINLLREGLDLPEVSLVAILDADKEGFLRSSGSLIQTMGRAARNVAGTAILYADKETDSMRAAISETSRRRALQEAFNREHGITPESIRKNIAELLSSVYEADYAPIPEVAESPEERYRTLDDLEKEIKVVEKQMREAAKALEFEKAAGLRDRIKSLRAREFGLK is encoded by the coding sequence ATGAGATCCCGAAGTCCCCGGCCGCCCGCGCACGACCTAGCCCCCGGCGAAAGCTCCGGGGAGCCCGCCGTCCAGGGGCGGGGTGAGGGAACCTACCGGGGCCGCCCTCCGGAGCCACGCCTCGCCCCCGCCCTTGCCGACACCCGCTTCGAGCTCAAGAGCGACTTCTCCCCCGGGGGTGACCAGCCGCGCGCGGTGGGGGAGATCGTGGCCGGCATCGAACGGGGGGACAAGCAGCAGGTCCTGCTCGGCGTCACCGGCAGCGGCAAGACCTTCACCATCGCCTCCGCGCTCGCCCGGGTGAACCGGCCCGCCCTCGTGCTCGCCCACAACAAGACCCTGGCCGCCCAGCTCTACCAGGAGTTCAGGTCCTTCTTCCCAAAGAACGCGGTCGAGTACTTCGTCTCCTACTACGACTACTACCAACCCGAGGCCTACGTCCCCCAGTCCGACACCTACATCGAGAAGGAAGCCACCATCAACGACGAGATCGACCGCATGCGCCTCTCCGCCACCCGGAGCCTGTTCGAGCGCCGCGACGTCGTGATCGTGGCCTCCGTTTCCTGCATTTATGGCTTGGGCTCGCCCGAGGCCTACTACGGCATGCTCCTCTTCGTCCGCCAGGGGGAGGCCCTCGACCGCCACGACCTCCTGGCCAAGCTGGTGGAGGCGCGCTACGACCGCAACGACTACGAGCTCAAGCGGGGGACCTTCCGGGTCCGGGGGGACGTGGTGGAGATCGTGCCCGCCTACGAGGAGACCGGCATCCGCATCGAGCTCTTCGGGGACGAGGTGGAGCAGATCAGCGCCTTCGATCCCCTGACCGGGAAGGCCATGGGGCGCCTGGCCCAGGTGGCCATCTATCCCTCCAGCCACTACGTGACCCCCCGGCCCAAGCTGAACGACGCCATAAGAACCATCGAGGAGGAGCTGCTCGCGGAGAAGGCGGTGCTGGAGCGAGAGGGCAAGCTGCTGGAGGCCCAGAGGCTCTATCAGCGGACCATGTTCGACCTGGAGATGCTGCGCGAGGTGGGCCACTGCCACGGCATCGAGAACTACTCGCGCCACCTCTCGGGACGGGCGCCCGGCGAGCCGCCCCCCACCCTCCTCGACTACCTGCCCAAGGACGCCCTCATGATCGTGGACGAGAGCCACCAGAGCGTCCCCCAGGTGCGGGGGATGTACCACGGGGACCGTCAGCGGAAGCAGACCCTGGTGGAGTACGGCTTCCGGCTTCCTTCCGCCCTCGACAACCGTCCTTTGAACTTCGAGGAGTTCGAGAGCCGTCTGGGCCAGGTCGTCTACGTATCCGCCACCCCCGGCCCCTACGAGCTCCTGAAGTCCGGGGGGGTGGTCGTGGAGCAGGTCATCCGGCCCACCGGCCTCATGGACCCCGTGGTCGACATCCGGCCGGTCAAGGGCCAGGTGGACGACCTGCTGGCGGAGATCCGCGTGCGGGCCGCCCGCAACGAGCGCGTGCTCGTCACCACCCTCACCAAGCGGATGGCCGAGGACCTGACCGAGTACTACCACGACCTCGGGGTGCGCGTGCGGTATCTCCACTCGGACATCGAGACCCTCGAGCGCGTGCGCATCCTGCGCGACCTGCGCAAGGGCGAATTCGACGTCCTGGTGGGAATCAACCTCCTGCGGGAGGGCCTGGACCTGCCCGAGGTCTCGCTGGTGGCCATCCTGGACGCGGACAAGGAGGGCTTCCTTCGCTCGAGCGGCTCCCTCATCCAGACCATGGGCCGCGCCGCGCGCAACGTAGCGGGCACAGCCATCCTCTACGCGGACAAGGAGACCGACTCCATGCGCGCCGCCATATCGGAGACCAGCCGCCGGCGGGCCCTGCAGGAGGCCTTCAACCGCGAGCACGGGATCACCCCCGAGAGCATCCGGAAGAACATCGCGGAGTTGCTGTCGTCGGTATACGAGGCAGACTACGCGCCCATCCCGGAGGTGGCGGAGAGCCCCGAGGAGCGCTACCGCACGCTCGACGACCTGGAGAAGGAGATCAAGGTCGTGGAGAAGCAGATGCGGGAGGCAGCCAAGGCCCTGGAGTTCGAGAAGGCGGCCGGGCTGCGCGACCGCATCAAGAGCCTGCGCGCCCGCGAGTTCGGGCTCAAATAG
- the hpnE gene encoding hydroxysqualene dehydroxylase HpnE — translation MRVVVAGGGFAGLAAAIALQERRHSVTLLERRGVLGGRATSFRDVPSGEDVDNGTHLMVAAYAATLDLVRRAGAEDLVLVQDDLHIDYMDERGYAVLDCPPLAAPLHLLVGLLRLRVPWRVCWDALRLGLAIRFGAPPEGITLAEYFRKTGQGGETRRLLWDPLALAILNETPERAAAVLFWNVYREAFLSSHRASRLIFLRQGYGRLHDRLARYFEGRGGVVRRRALVEAIEVTGGRATGVRFRQRAETRAQIREGQPAVVESLAADAVVAAVPWHALGELLPEPLRGEPPFAGLARLARSPIVSIEMWLDRVVVDRPMVGLRDSPVEWVFDKGRLYGRRGAPQHLAFIVSAANRVVPRPNAELKGAAEATLKRYFPAMAGATVLRSLVMREPDATFASDPAAETLRPGPVTPVRGLFLAGDWTATALPATIEGAVRSGFAAARAVEGL, via the coding sequence ATGAGGGTCGTGGTCGCGGGGGGCGGCTTCGCGGGCCTGGCCGCGGCCATCGCGCTCCAGGAGCGCCGTCATTCGGTGACGCTCCTGGAGCGTCGGGGCGTGCTGGGTGGCCGCGCCACCTCCTTCCGGGACGTCCCCTCCGGCGAGGACGTGGACAACGGTACCCACTTGATGGTGGCCGCCTACGCCGCCACCCTCGACCTCGTGCGACGGGCGGGGGCGGAGGACCTGGTTCTGGTCCAGGATGACCTGCACATCGACTACATGGACGAGCGCGGCTACGCGGTCCTCGACTGCCCGCCCCTGGCCGCGCCCCTCCACCTCCTGGTCGGCCTCCTCCGCCTGCGCGTGCCCTGGCGGGTGTGCTGGGACGCGCTGCGGCTGGGCCTGGCCATCCGGTTCGGCGCGCCGCCCGAGGGGATCACGCTGGCCGAGTACTTCCGGAAAACCGGGCAGGGCGGCGAGACCCGTCGCTTGCTCTGGGACCCCCTGGCCCTGGCCATCCTCAACGAGACCCCCGAGCGCGCCGCCGCCGTCCTCTTTTGGAACGTGTACCGGGAGGCGTTCCTCAGCAGCCACCGGGCCTCGCGCCTCATCTTCCTCCGTCAGGGTTACGGCCGGCTCCACGACCGGCTCGCCCGCTATTTCGAGGGCCGCGGGGGGGTGGTCCGGCGGCGGGCCCTGGTGGAAGCCATCGAGGTGACGGGCGGCCGCGCCACCGGCGTCCGCTTCCGGCAACGCGCGGAGACGCGGGCCCAGATCCGGGAGGGGCAGCCCGCGGTGGTCGAGTCCCTGGCCGCGGACGCGGTGGTGGCGGCGGTTCCCTGGCATGCCCTGGGGGAGCTGCTCCCCGAGCCCCTCCGCGGGGAGCCGCCCTTTGCGGGCCTGGCCCGGCTCGCCCGCTCTCCCATCGTGTCGATCGAGATGTGGCTGGACCGCGTGGTGGTGGATCGGCCGATGGTGGGCCTGCGCGACTCCCCGGTCGAGTGGGTCTTCGACAAGGGCCGCCTCTACGGCCGCCGCGGAGCCCCCCAGCACCTGGCCTTCATCGTGAGCGCGGCCAACCGCGTGGTGCCCCGCCCCAACGCGGAGCTGAAGGGGGCCGCGGAAGCCACCCTCAAGCGCTACTTCCCGGCCATGGCCGGGGCCACCGTGCTGCGCTCGCTGGTGATGCGCGAGCCCGACGCCACCTTCGCTTCGGATCCAGCCGCGGAAACGCTCCGTCCCGGGCCCGTCACCCCCGTGCGCGGCTTGTTCCTGGCCGGCGACTGGACGGCGACCGCCCTTCCCGCCACCATCGAGGGCGCGGTCCGCAGCGGCTTTGCCGCGGCCCGCGCGGTGGAAGGACTCTAG